One genomic region from Streptomyces sp. NBC_00457 encodes:
- a CDS encoding ABC transporter ATP-binding protein has product MSRIEEAALSASAVEQASADGIAARARGLTKAYGSGETTVLALDSVDVDITRGRFTAVMGPSGSGKSTLMHCLAGLDTVSAGQVWLGDTEITGLRERELTRLRRDRIGFMFQSFNLIPTLNAAENITLPMDIAGRKPDEKWLDQVIDTLGLRDRLTHRPSQLSGGQQQRVACARALASRPELIFADEPTGNLDSRSGLEVLGFLRDAVDSLGQTVVMVTHDPGAAAHSDLVLFLGDGRIVDEMERPTAEAVLERMKRFDVIRGQYDDAAPSQED; this is encoded by the coding sequence ATGTCCCGAATCGAGGAGGCAGCCTTGTCCGCTTCTGCTGTGGAGCAGGCCTCGGCCGACGGGATCGCGGCCCGCGCCCGCGGTCTGACCAAGGCGTACGGCTCAGGTGAGACGACGGTCCTCGCCCTCGACTCGGTGGACGTGGACATCACGCGCGGCCGGTTCACGGCGGTGATGGGGCCGTCGGGCTCCGGGAAGTCCACGCTGATGCACTGTCTGGCGGGGCTGGACACCGTCTCGGCGGGCCAGGTGTGGCTCGGCGACACCGAGATCACGGGACTCAGGGAGCGGGAGCTGACCCGGCTGCGGCGGGACCGGATCGGATTCATGTTCCAGTCGTTCAACCTGATCCCGACGCTGAACGCGGCCGAGAACATCACGCTGCCCATGGACATCGCGGGCAGGAAGCCCGACGAGAAGTGGCTGGACCAGGTCATCGACACGCTCGGGCTGCGGGACCGGTTGACGCACCGGCCGTCGCAGCTGTCCGGCGGCCAGCAGCAGCGCGTCGCCTGCGCCCGCGCGCTCGCCTCCCGCCCCGAGCTGATCTTCGCCGACGAGCCGACCGGCAACCTCGACTCACGGTCCGGCCTTGAGGTGCTGGGCTTTCTGCGCGACGCGGTCGACAGCCTCGGGCAGACGGTCGTCATGGTCACCCACGACCCGGGCGCCGCCGCCCACTCCGACCTGGTGCTGTTCCTCGGTGACGGACGGATCGTCGACGAGATGGAGCGGCCGACGGCGGAAGCGGTCCTGGAACGGATGAAGCGGTTCGACGTGATCCGCGGTCAGTACGACGACGCCGCGCCCTCCCAGGAGGACTGA